One genomic region from Streptomyces sp. NBC_00582 encodes:
- a CDS encoding aldo/keto reductase → MEEREFRRSGQHASVVGLGTWQLGADWGDVDDKEALTVLETAAESGVTFFDTADVYGDGRSEQTIATFLSGRPDLHVLVATKMGRRVEQIPENYVLDNFRAWNDRSRRNLGVDRLDLVQLHCPPTPVYSRDEVFDALDTLVEEERVAHYGVSVETAAEALTAIARPGVASVQIILNPFRMKPLREVLPAAREAGVGIIARVPLASGLLSGKYTEDTVFPENDHRTYNRHGEAFDQGETFSGVDWVTGVEAAAEFAALAPEGYTPAQLALRWIVQQPGVTTVIPGARSPEQARANAAAARLPELSEETLTAIRDLYDRRIKAQVETRW, encoded by the coding sequence ATGGAAGAGCGCGAATTTCGCAGGTCGGGTCAGCATGCGTCCGTCGTGGGTCTCGGCACCTGGCAACTGGGCGCCGACTGGGGAGACGTCGACGACAAGGAAGCCCTCACCGTGCTGGAGACGGCGGCCGAGTCGGGGGTGACCTTCTTCGACACCGCCGACGTCTACGGCGACGGGCGCAGCGAGCAGACCATCGCCACCTTCCTCAGCGGCCGCCCCGATCTGCATGTGCTGGTCGCCACCAAGATGGGCCGCCGGGTCGAACAGATCCCCGAGAACTACGTCCTGGACAACTTCCGCGCCTGGAACGACCGCTCCCGCCGCAACCTCGGCGTGGACCGCCTCGACCTGGTGCAGCTGCACTGCCCGCCCACCCCCGTCTACTCCCGCGACGAGGTCTTCGACGCCCTCGACACCCTCGTCGAGGAGGAGCGCGTCGCCCACTACGGCGTCAGCGTGGAGACCGCCGCCGAGGCCCTCACCGCCATCGCCCGGCCCGGGGTGGCCAGCGTCCAGATCATCCTCAACCCGTTCCGCATGAAGCCGCTGCGCGAGGTGCTCCCGGCGGCCCGCGAGGCCGGCGTCGGCATCATCGCCCGCGTCCCGCTCGCCTCCGGTCTGCTGTCGGGCAAGTACACCGAGGACACCGTCTTCCCCGAGAACGACCACCGCACCTACAACCGGCACGGCGAGGCCTTCGACCAGGGCGAGACCTTCTCCGGCGTCGACTGGGTCACCGGCGTCGAGGCCGCCGCCGAGTTCGCCGCACTCGCCCCCGAGGGGTACACCCCGGCCCAGCTCGCCCTGCGCTGGATCGTCCAGCAGCCCGGGGTGACCACGGTGATCCCGGGGGCCCGCTCGCCCGAGCAGGCCCGGGCCAACGCGGCCGCCGCCCGGCTGCCCGAACTGTCCGAGGAGACCCTGACGGCCATCCGGGACCTCTACGACCGGCGGATCAAGGCCCAGGTCGAGACCCGCTGGTAG
- a CDS encoding M4 family metallopeptidase, with the protein MRRAPIRMLAVAVAVTTAATGLAGTAFAGPSAGETRATTTADAQGTAVVRAARAAAFAHASATGVGQDDELQPQDVLIDPEGARHVRFVRTHQGMAVLGGDLVVHLTRGLAYAGVTRAADHKVAPATVRARLTAAEAEAKAAAVAKGDAQSAELVVDARGGASALAYQVRVTGSDTTEAGGSRTVVVDAVTGKVRSNTPDSDEFLSPRLIDTLRERGETLDPATGTAPLAAGLTAASSAPAARYPQTAKGTGSSLFVGKVPLTTTRTAARSYLLKDPTHWGTETRDAKNKEQENFARGTKFTSTTNKWGNGAVSSRASAAVDAQYGVIQTLDFYKKTFGRKGIENNGKGARAMVHFGNKVANAFWDPACDCMLYGDGDGEMFKKPLVVLDVTGHELTHGVVDATARLEPTFVDGDGNQYGEPGSLNESLADIFGSNVEFSANNPKNPPNYLVGEKLGLDQKFLRRLDQPSLDVLEGAIDYWSPETYYTEVHAGSGVSSHAYYLLAEGSGQKRIGAVTYDSPTYNGAAVKGIGRAKATKIFYRALTRYMVSTTDFHDARVATLKAARDLYGQDSVEFKTVNKAWAAVNVTSANVPPAVR; encoded by the coding sequence TTGCGTAGAGCACCCATACGCATGCTCGCCGTCGCCGTCGCCGTCACCACGGCTGCCACGGGGCTGGCAGGCACGGCCTTCGCGGGCCCGTCCGCGGGGGAGACGCGGGCCACGACCACCGCCGACGCCCAGGGCACCGCCGTCGTGCGGGCCGCCCGCGCCGCCGCCTTCGCCCACGCCTCTGCCACCGGCGTCGGCCAGGACGACGAACTGCAGCCGCAGGACGTGCTGATCGACCCCGAGGGCGCCCGGCACGTCCGGTTCGTCCGCACCCACCAGGGCATGGCCGTCCTCGGCGGCGACCTCGTCGTCCACCTCACCCGGGGCCTCGCCTACGCCGGCGTGACCCGCGCGGCCGACCACAAGGTCGCGCCCGCCACCGTGCGGGCCCGGCTGACCGCCGCCGAGGCCGAGGCCAAGGCCGCCGCCGTGGCCAAGGGCGACGCGCAGAGCGCCGAACTCGTCGTCGACGCCCGCGGCGGCGCCTCCGCCCTCGCGTACCAGGTCCGGGTGACCGGCAGCGACACCACCGAGGCCGGCGGCTCCCGCACGGTCGTCGTGGACGCCGTCACCGGCAAGGTGCGCAGCAACACGCCCGACAGCGACGAGTTCCTCTCGCCCCGCCTGATCGACACCCTGCGCGAGCGCGGCGAGACCCTCGACCCCGCCACCGGCACCGCCCCGCTCGCCGCCGGGCTCACCGCGGCCTCCTCGGCTCCCGCCGCCCGCTACCCCCAGACCGCCAAGGGCACCGGCAGCTCCCTGTTCGTCGGCAAGGTGCCGCTCACCACCACCCGCACCGCGGCCCGCAGCTATCTGCTCAAGGACCCCACCCACTGGGGCACCGAGACCCGCGACGCCAAGAACAAGGAGCAGGAGAACTTCGCCCGCGGCACGAAGTTCACCAGCACCACCAACAAGTGGGGCAACGGCGCCGTCTCCAGCCGCGCCAGCGCCGCCGTCGACGCCCAGTACGGCGTGATCCAGACGCTGGACTTCTACAAGAAGACCTTCGGCCGCAAGGGCATCGAGAACAACGGCAAGGGCGCCCGCGCCATGGTCCACTTCGGCAACAAGGTGGCCAACGCGTTCTGGGACCCGGCCTGCGACTGCATGCTCTACGGCGACGGCGACGGCGAGATGTTCAAGAAGCCGCTCGTCGTCCTCGACGTCACCGGCCACGAGCTCACCCACGGTGTCGTCGACGCGACCGCCCGCCTGGAGCCGACCTTCGTCGACGGCGACGGGAACCAGTACGGCGAGCCGGGGTCGCTGAACGAGTCCCTCGCGGACATCTTCGGCTCCAATGTCGAGTTCAGCGCCAACAACCCCAAGAACCCGCCGAACTACCTCGTCGGCGAGAAGCTGGGCCTGGACCAGAAGTTCCTGCGCCGCCTCGACCAGCCGTCCCTGGACGTCCTCGAGGGCGCGATCGACTACTGGTCGCCCGAGACGTACTACACCGAGGTCCACGCCGGCTCCGGCGTCTCCTCGCACGCGTACTACCTGCTCGCCGAGGGCAGCGGCCAGAAGAGGATCGGCGCGGTCACCTACGACTCGCCGACCTACAACGGTGCCGCGGTCAAGGGCATCGGCCGGGCCAAGGCCACCAAGATCTTCTACCGTGCCCTGACCCGCTACATGGTCTCCACCACCGACTTCCACGACGCGCGCGTCGCGACGCTGAAGGCGGCCCGGGACCTGTACGGCCAGGACAGCGTGGAGTTCAAGACGGTGAACAAGGCCTGGGCCGCCGTCAACGTGACCTCGGCGAACGTGCCGCCCGCCGTGCGCTGA
- a CDS encoding DUF6328 family protein: MGHAEHRTGRDETEDERADRMWGDLIQEVRVAQTGVQILFGFLLTVVFTPKYVTLSDTDQAIYITTVVLGASATGALIGPVSLHRVVSGRRIKPQAVAWASRLTFVGLLLLLATMTCALLLILRVATHGDHAIWLVVAVVAWYLLCWFGLPLWARHRHTSS; this comes from the coding sequence ATGGGGCACGCAGAGCACCGAACGGGACGCGACGAGACCGAGGACGAGCGGGCCGACCGGATGTGGGGTGACCTCATCCAGGAGGTCCGGGTGGCCCAGACGGGGGTCCAGATCCTCTTCGGATTCCTGCTGACCGTGGTGTTCACCCCGAAGTACGTCACCCTGAGCGACACCGACCAGGCCATCTACATCACGACCGTCGTGCTCGGCGCCTCCGCCACCGGCGCTCTGATCGGACCGGTGTCCCTGCACCGGGTGGTCTCCGGCCGGCGCATCAAACCGCAGGCCGTGGCCTGGGCCTCCCGGCTGACCTTCGTCGGTCTCCTGCTGCTCCTCGCCACGATGACCTGCGCCCTGCTGCTGATCCTGCGCGTGGCGACCCACGGCGACCACGCGATCTGGCTGGTCGTCGCCGTGGTCGCCTGGTATCTGCTGTGCTGGTTCGGCCTGCCGCTGTGGGCCCGCCACCGGCACACCTCGAGCTGA
- a CDS encoding UBP-type zinc finger domain-containing protein, whose product MTEGNAIDPSVPPGGTGCVDCDAVGGWWFHLRRCASCGHIGCCDSSPAQHATAHYKTTGHPIVRSFEPGEEWFWDYSTDELYDSGPQLAPPVSHPEDQPAPGPAGRVPADWAQLLRRG is encoded by the coding sequence ATGACCGAAGGCAACGCCATCGACCCGTCCGTCCCGCCCGGCGGCACCGGCTGTGTGGACTGCGACGCGGTCGGGGGCTGGTGGTTCCATCTGCGGCGCTGCGCGAGCTGTGGCCACATCGGCTGCTGCGACTCGTCCCCCGCCCAGCACGCCACCGCCCACTACAAGACCACCGGGCATCCGATCGTGCGCAGCTTCGAGCCGGGCGAGGAATGGTTCTGGGACTACTCGACCGATGAACTCTACGACTCCGGGCCGCAGTTGGCGCCCCCGGTGAGTCATCCGGAGGACCAGCCGGCCCCGGGGCCCGCAGGGCGGGTACCGGCGGACTGGGCCCAGCTCCTGCGCCGGGGATAG
- a CDS encoding CAP domain-containing protein, with product MSELVPGGNLPLPGGVLTVRVPGPFDVCALVSDDGGKVGGDADFVFYNQPTAPGAALRGDTLRLEPDRLRAGATRVTVVVSAAEPGTPLARLPAATLHVTDPHGRLLARFTPPSPRRETVLLLAEVYRRGPVWKLRALGQGYADGLAGLARDFGVDVVDDTPAGGGGPTGPSGSASSPGARPSGHLLPSAPAGSSPTPFADSDGFLALVNSARASAGSPPVALDARLASAARAHAAAMAAAGRLGSEGPDGVSLYQRVTAAGYAYLAVGEHLVSGPRTPAEFVDHCLRHDRAGRTLRDRAFSHAALARATDARGGTTYWTALWAGPLTADGLARTTAEVIGLTNRERSRAGLRPLAVDPPLTTAAQAHCADMVARAFYAHTSPEGTQPWDRAAAAGSTRRTIGENIACGQRSAAEVVEGWMNSPGHRANILKPAFTHIGVGYAGGGPSGTYWTQLFGA from the coding sequence ATGAGCGAGTTGGTCCCCGGCGGCAATCTGCCCCTCCCGGGCGGCGTCCTGACCGTCCGGGTGCCCGGACCCTTCGACGTGTGCGCCCTGGTGAGCGACGACGGCGGAAAGGTCGGCGGTGACGCCGACTTCGTCTTCTACAACCAGCCCACGGCGCCCGGGGCGGCACTGCGGGGCGACACGCTCCGCCTGGAGCCGGACCGGCTGCGGGCCGGTGCGACCCGGGTGACGGTGGTCGTCAGCGCCGCCGAGCCGGGTACCCCGCTCGCCCGGCTGCCCGCCGCCACCCTCCACGTCACCGACCCGCACGGCCGTCTCCTCGCCCGTTTCACCCCGCCCTCCCCGCGCCGGGAGACGGTCCTGCTGCTCGCGGAGGTCTACCGGCGGGGCCCGGTCTGGAAGCTGCGCGCGCTCGGCCAGGGCTACGCGGACGGACTGGCGGGGCTGGCCCGGGACTTCGGGGTGGACGTCGTCGACGACACCCCGGCCGGGGGCGGGGGACCGACCGGCCCGTCGGGAAGCGCCTCTTCGCCGGGAGCGCGCCCGTCCGGCCACCTCCTCCCGTCGGCACCCGCCGGCTCGTCACCGACCCCCTTCGCCGACTCCGACGGCTTCCTGGCCCTGGTCAACTCCGCCCGCGCGTCGGCCGGTTCACCGCCCGTCGCGCTCGATGCCCGTCTGGCGTCGGCGGCCCGGGCGCATGCCGCCGCCATGGCCGCGGCCGGGCGACTCGGGAGCGAGGGACCGGACGGCGTCTCGCTGTACCAGCGGGTCACGGCCGCCGGGTACGCGTATCTCGCCGTGGGCGAGCACCTGGTCTCCGGTCCGCGCACCCCCGCCGAGTTCGTCGACCACTGTCTGCGCCACGACCGGGCGGGCCGCACCCTGCGGGACCGGGCGTTCAGCCACGCCGCTCTGGCCCGGGCGACGGACGCCCGCGGCGGCACGACGTACTGGACCGCGCTGTGGGCCGGCCCGCTCACCGCGGACGGGCTGGCCCGTACGACCGCCGAGGTCATCGGCCTCACCAACCGCGAGCGCTCCCGGGCGGGGCTGCGGCCCCTCGCCGTCGACCCCCCGCTCACCACCGCCGCACAGGCGCACTGCGCGGACATGGTGGCGCGCGCCTTCTACGCGCACACCTCGCCGGAGGGCACACAGCCGTGGGACCGGGCGGCCGCGGCGGGCTCCACGCGACGGACGATCGGCGAGAACATCGCCTGCGGCCAGCGCTCGGCCGCCGAGGTGGTGGAGGGCTGGATGAACAGCCCCGGGCACCGCGCCAACATCCTCAAGCCCGCTTTCACCCATATCGGCGTCGGCTACGCGGGCGGCGGCCCCTCGGGCACGTACTGGACCCAGCTCTTCGGCGCCTGA
- a CDS encoding serine hydrolase domain-containing protein, translating to MTARPLPSSAPSAQGVDASGVLSFLDAVEASGIIEPHSLMILRHGRLVASGWWRPYTPDRLHLLYSLSKSFTATAAGFAVAEGLMSLDDPVISYFPELDAEITHPRSRAIRVRDVAAMASGHEEETYDRAEALDPDDLLRGFLLLPPDRDPGRVFAYNQPCTYALAAVVQRVTGLSLTAYLRPRLLDPLGAGEVGWLTDGTGRELGFSGLHGTTDLVARLGLLYLDDGRWDGEPLLPKGWAAEATRAHIPTSGPTADADRLDWDRGYGLQFWRSRHGYRGDGAYGQFCLVLPEQDAVIAATSATRDMQAYLTLVWEHLLPAFRSAPLTGDPRAESADAALAERLTRLALPPAPGAPAPPERAGEWSGAVFTPRGGVCADQPGLTAARVTDGTDGWTLTLIEGEDRLELPMGPGGLRVSEVPPATAVGGGWTDGATLAVDVAFLETPHRLRVTCSLTDHALTAHWDTEPLHPGPLSALRAPRG from the coding sequence ATGACCGCCCGCCCGCTGCCGTCCAGCGCCCCGTCCGCCCAGGGGGTGGACGCGTCCGGCGTCCTCTCCTTCCTCGACGCCGTCGAGGCGTCCGGGATCATCGAGCCGCACAGCCTGATGATCCTGCGCCACGGCCGCCTGGTCGCCTCCGGCTGGTGGCGGCCGTACACCCCCGACCGGCTCCATCTGCTGTACTCGCTCAGCAAGAGCTTCACCGCGACGGCCGCCGGGTTCGCCGTCGCCGAGGGGCTGATGAGCCTCGACGACCCGGTGATCTCGTACTTCCCGGAGCTCGACGCGGAGATCACCCACCCGCGCAGCCGGGCGATCCGGGTGCGGGACGTGGCGGCGATGGCGAGCGGGCACGAGGAGGAGACGTACGACCGGGCGGAGGCGCTCGACCCCGACGACCTGCTGCGCGGCTTCCTGCTGCTGCCGCCCGACCGCGACCCGGGCAGGGTGTTCGCGTACAACCAGCCCTGCACCTACGCGCTGGCCGCGGTCGTGCAGCGGGTGACCGGGCTGTCGCTCACCGCGTATCTGCGCCCCCGGCTGCTCGACCCGCTCGGGGCCGGCGAGGTCGGCTGGCTGACGGACGGCACGGGACGCGAGCTCGGATTCAGCGGACTGCACGGCACCACCGACCTCGTCGCCCGGCTCGGCCTGCTGTACCTGGACGACGGGCGCTGGGACGGCGAGCCGTTGCTGCCGAAGGGATGGGCCGCCGAGGCGACCCGCGCGCACATCCCGACCTCCGGTCCGACGGCGGACGCGGACCGACTCGACTGGGACCGCGGCTACGGCCTGCAGTTCTGGCGCTCCCGGCACGGCTACCGCGGCGACGGCGCCTACGGCCAGTTCTGCCTGGTCCTGCCCGAGCAGGACGCCGTGATCGCGGCGACCTCGGCCACCCGGGACATGCAGGCCTACCTCACGCTCGTCTGGGAGCATCTGCTGCCCGCCTTCCGGTCCGCGCCGCTGACCGGTGACCCGCGTGCGGAGAGCGCCGACGCGGCCCTCGCCGAGCGCCTGACGCGCCTCGCGCTGCCCCCGGCGCCCGGTGCGCCCGCGCCACCGGAGCGGGCGGGGGAGTGGTCGGGGGCCGTGTTCACCCCGCGCGGCGGTGTCTGCGCCGACCAGCCGGGCCTGACCGCCGCCCGGGTCACCGACGGCACGGACGGCTGGACCCTGACCCTGATCGAGGGCGAGGACCGCCTGGAACTGCCCATGGGGCCCGGTGGCCTACGGGTGAGCGAGGTGCCGCCGGCCACCGCCGTGGGCGGAGGCTGGACCGACGGCGCCACCCTGGCCGTGGACGTCGCCTTCCTGGAGACCCCGCACCGCCTCCGGGTCACCTGTTCGCTCACCGACCACGCCCTCACCGCCCACTGGGACACCGAACCGCTGCACCCCGGCCCGCTGAGCGCCCTGCGCGCCCCGCGCGGCTGA
- a CDS encoding LLM class F420-dependent oxidoreductase, translating into MVRIGYTMMTEQAGPRELVGHLVRAEEAGFDFSVTSDHYFPWLRTQGHAPYAWSVLGAAAQATSRIPLMTYVTCPTFRYHPAVVAQKAATMQLLSGGRFRLGLGSGENLNEHVVGGGWPSVDVRHEMLQEAVEIIRALFEGGHVTRHGPHFDVDSARLWDLPDEPPPIGIAVSGERSCRIAGRLADLVIATEPKSGLLEAFDRYGGEGRPRVGQLPVCHDRDRDTAVKRAHAQFRWFGGGWKVNSELPHPDSFESATQFVTPQDVAASIPCGDDPDDFVEAVRPYAEAGFTEIALVQIGGNTQPEYLDWSEKTLLPALREAFG; encoded by the coding sequence ATGGTGCGAATCGGATACACGATGATGACCGAGCAGGCCGGCCCGCGTGAACTGGTCGGCCATCTGGTGCGGGCCGAGGAGGCGGGTTTCGATTTCTCGGTGACGTCGGACCACTACTTCCCCTGGCTGCGCACCCAGGGCCACGCGCCGTACGCCTGGAGCGTGCTCGGCGCGGCGGCGCAGGCCACGTCGCGCATACCGCTGATGACGTACGTGACGTGTCCGACCTTCCGCTACCACCCCGCGGTGGTGGCGCAGAAGGCCGCGACGATGCAGCTGCTGTCCGGGGGCCGCTTCCGGCTGGGCCTCGGCTCCGGGGAGAACCTCAACGAGCATGTGGTGGGCGGTGGCTGGCCGTCGGTGGACGTCCGGCACGAGATGCTCCAGGAGGCCGTGGAGATCATCCGGGCGCTGTTCGAGGGCGGGCATGTCACCCGGCACGGCCCGCACTTCGACGTGGACTCGGCGCGGCTGTGGGACCTGCCCGACGAGCCGCCGCCGATCGGCATCGCGGTGTCGGGCGAGCGGTCGTGCCGGATCGCGGGCCGGCTCGCCGATCTGGTGATCGCGACCGAGCCGAAGTCGGGTCTGCTGGAGGCGTTCGACCGGTACGGCGGCGAGGGCAGGCCGAGGGTCGGGCAGCTTCCGGTGTGCCACGACCGGGACCGGGACACGGCCGTGAAGCGGGCGCATGCCCAGTTCCGCTGGTTCGGCGGCGGCTGGAAGGTGAACTCGGAACTGCCGCACCCGGACTCCTTCGAGTCGGCGACCCAGTTCGTGACCCCGCAGGACGTGGCCGCCTCGATCCCCTGCGGTGACGACCCGGACGACTTCGTCGAGGCCGTACGCCCGTACGCGGAGGCCGGGTTCACCGAGATCGCCCTGGTGCAGATCGGCGGGAACACGCAGCCGGAGTATCTGGACTGGTCGGAGAAGACGCTGCTGCCCGCGCTGCGGGAGGCCTTCGGCTGA
- a CDS encoding serine hydrolase domain-containing protein, with protein MCASAAALSLLPGPAAAAAPPQPDLTGLRSVLRSAVSQGAPGAMARLDDHGTVHQIATGVADRRTGRALSNADRFRIGSVTKTFSAVVLLQLVDEGRLVLDAPVDRYLPGLLPDGRITVRHVLSHRSGLYDYSDDLFARSVSGFEAVRTKVFTYRQLVDRSLRHARTSAPGGAYSYSNTNFVVAGMLIEKLTGKPVATAYRERIIEPLRLGDTFYVHPGTALPGRYTRGYLTPDTAGGALVDATRQTVSWAQSAGALISSTKDLDTFLSALLRGRLMSAGALKEMRRWVPAGGTQSYGLGLRRRRLSCGVSVYGHTGAVQGYYTYAFTSGDGRRSLAALANASNSSRVHTAMLRTLEAAFCGKDATRSGAAAPRDAAEDTSGHGHRTGTRDAQVSLS; from the coding sequence GTGTGCGCGAGCGCGGCCGCGCTGTCCCTCCTGCCGGGCCCGGCGGCGGCCGCCGCGCCGCCGCAGCCCGACCTCACCGGCCTGCGGAGCGTGCTGCGCTCGGCGGTGAGCCAGGGGGCGCCCGGCGCGATGGCGCGGCTGGACGACCACGGCACGGTGCACCAGATCGCCACAGGCGTCGCCGACCGGCGCACGGGGCGGGCGCTGAGCAACGCCGACCGCTTTCGCATCGGCAGCGTCACCAAGACGTTCTCCGCGGTCGTCCTGCTGCAACTCGTCGACGAGGGCAGACTGGTGCTGGACGCGCCCGTCGACCGCTATCTCCCGGGGCTGCTGCCCGACGGCCGGATCACGGTCCGCCACGTGCTGAGCCACCGCAGCGGTCTGTACGACTACAGCGACGACCTGTTCGCCCGGTCCGTCTCCGGCTTCGAGGCGGTCCGCACCAAGGTCTTCACCTACCGGCAGTTGGTGGACCGCTCCCTGCGGCACGCCCGTACGAGTGCCCCCGGCGGCGCCTACTCCTACTCCAACACCAACTTCGTCGTCGCGGGGATGCTCATCGAGAAACTGACGGGCAAGCCCGTGGCCACCGCGTACCGCGAGCGCATCATCGAGCCGCTGCGGCTGGGCGACACCTTCTACGTCCACCCCGGCACGGCCCTGCCCGGCCGGTACACCCGTGGCTACCTCACCCCGGACACGGCGGGCGGGGCGCTGGTCGACGCGACCCGGCAGACGGTCTCCTGGGCGCAGAGCGCGGGCGCCCTGATCTCCAGCACCAAGGACCTCGACACCTTCCTCTCGGCGCTGCTGCGCGGCCGGCTCATGTCGGCCGGCGCCCTGAAGGAGATGCGCCGCTGGGTCCCGGCGGGCGGCACCCAGTCCTACGGGCTCGGGCTGCGGCGGCGCCGGCTGTCGTGCGGGGTGTCCGTGTACGGGCACACGGGCGCCGTGCAGGGCTACTACACCTACGCCTTCACCTCCGGCGACGGCCGGCGCAGTCTCGCCGCGCTCGCCAACGCCTCGAACAGCTCCCGGGTGCACACGGCGATGCTGCGCACCCTGGAGGCGGCGTTCTGCGGGAAGGACGCGACCCGCAGCGGTGCAGCGGCTCCGAGGGACGCGGCCGAGGACACGAGCGGGCACGGACACCGCACGGGAACCCGGGACGCCCAGGTGTCGTTGTCCTGA
- a CDS encoding serine/threonine protein kinase: MTMVKAHVSTHELVAGRYRLLDVVHRETNRVSWYGEDVQGARPCLVTRVGLPPGLGEEEACQAADRVVRMSETMAQVCPGRIATVVDATAEGGSLWTVTEWIDGLPLGQLMDQKGPFSPARAASIGLQLLDVLEAAHGEGITHGELSPGQVFVRAQGPLVVTGFGLAGTTLVPRLAALSYASPEQARDERIGPAADLWALGAILYTMVEGRPPYRDRDRPESTLRGVDRLPLRTPLRAGPLTPTVQGLLRKDSRERLTRTTVRQSLTRVVEEDPHAVLPAPRLRRACAAARHIGPQWSGRAMAAGTALAVVTVAVAALAVTHQLPGTEDTAASGAQAQPSVSTAPSGEDADAGDRATAAPSAPVSAAPSQSSGTPSATPSSPAASIDALPDGYHVYRAPEGFSVALPRGWKRLDTRRQGDVAYRVTFGADGDPRTLAVTYSTQAGPDPVAVWREDVEPSLKKQDGFRRIGDIEATTYQGYKAADMEWLVDVDGTRTRTFGRGFLLGGGRSFSLRWTTPAADWDKAANRKALETFLKTFRPDSGS; encoded by the coding sequence ATGACCATGGTCAAGGCGCATGTCTCCACGCACGAGTTGGTCGCCGGAAGGTACCGGCTCCTCGACGTCGTGCACCGCGAGACCAACCGGGTCAGCTGGTACGGCGAGGATGTGCAGGGGGCGCGCCCGTGTCTGGTCACCCGGGTCGGTCTGCCGCCCGGCCTCGGCGAGGAGGAGGCCTGCCAGGCGGCCGACCGGGTGGTGCGCATGTCGGAGACGATGGCCCAGGTGTGCCCCGGCCGGATCGCCACGGTCGTCGACGCGACGGCGGAGGGCGGCTCCCTGTGGACGGTCACCGAGTGGATCGACGGACTGCCGCTCGGTCAACTGATGGACCAGAAGGGGCCGTTCAGCCCGGCCCGGGCCGCCTCGATCGGCCTGCAGCTGCTCGACGTCCTGGAGGCCGCGCACGGCGAGGGCATCACGCACGGCGAGCTCAGCCCGGGCCAGGTGTTCGTCCGGGCACAGGGCCCGCTCGTCGTCACCGGCTTCGGGCTCGCGGGCACGACGCTCGTCCCGAGGCTGGCGGCGCTGTCGTACGCCTCTCCCGAGCAGGCCCGTGACGAGCGGATCGGTCCGGCCGCCGACCTGTGGGCGCTGGGCGCGATCCTCTACACGATGGTCGAGGGGCGTCCGCCGTACCGCGACCGCGACCGGCCCGAGAGCACGCTGCGGGGCGTGGACCGGCTGCCGCTGCGCACCCCGCTGCGGGCGGGCCCGCTCACCCCGACCGTGCAGGGGCTGCTGCGCAAGGACTCGCGGGAGCGGCTGACGCGGACGACGGTCCGTCAGTCGCTGACCCGGGTGGTGGAGGAGGACCCGCACGCCGTGCTGCCCGCGCCCCGGCTGCGGCGGGCCTGTGCGGCGGCCCGGCACATCGGGCCGCAGTGGAGCGGGCGCGCCATGGCCGCCGGGACGGCGCTGGCCGTCGTGACGGTGGCGGTCGCCGCGCTCGCCGTGACCCACCAGCTGCCGGGCACCGAGGACACGGCGGCCAGTGGTGCGCAGGCCCAGCCGTCGGTGTCGACCGCCCCTTCCGGGGAGGACGCCGATGCGGGCGACAGAGCCACGGCGGCGCCGAGCGCGCCCGTCTCCGCCGCACCCTCGCAGTCCTCCGGCACCCCGTCGGCCACACCGTCCTCCCCCGCGGCCTCCATCGACGCGCTCCCGGACGGCTACCACGTCTACCGCGCGCCCGAGGGCTTCTCGGTGGCGCTGCCGCGGGGGTGGAAGCGGCTGGACACGCGGCGGCAGGGCGATGTGGCGTACCGGGTCACGTTCGGCGCGGACGGTGATCCGCGCACCCTCGCGGTGACGTACAGCACGCAGGCCGGTCCCGACCCGGTGGCCGTCTGGCGCGAGGACGTGGAGCCGTCACTGAAGAAGCAGGACGGCTTCCGCCGGATCGGCGACATCGAGGCAACGACGTACCAGGGGTACAAGGCCGCCGACATGGAGTGGCTCGTCGACGTCGACGGCACACGGACGCGTACCTTCGGGCGCGGCTTCCTCCTGGGCGGGGGCCGGAGTTTCTCCCTGCGCTGGACGACGCCGGCCGCGGACTGGGACAAGGCCGCGAACCGGAAGGCCCTGGAGACCTTCCTCAAGACGTTCCGGCCGGACTCGGGCTCCTGA